A single Tenacibaculum sp. 190524A02b DNA region contains:
- the guaB gene encoding IMP dehydrogenase — protein sequence MNAHQSKFVGEGLTYDDVLLVPAYSEVLPREVSIQTKFTRNITINVPIVSAAMDTVTESAMAIAIAREGGIGVLHKNMTIEQQAQEVRKVKRAESGMIIDPITLPLTAIVYDAKAAMKEHKIGGIPVVDENDTLVGIVTNRDLRFEKDNQRPIIEVMTSEKLITVAEGTSLKDAEVILQKNKIEKLPVVTEDYKLVGLITFRDITKLTLKPTANKDQYGRLRVAAALGVTADAVDRAEALVNAGVDAVIIDTAHGHTQGVVTVLKEVKNKFPELEVVVGNIATPEAAKFLVEAGADAIKVGIGPGSICTTRVVAGVGFPQFSAVLEVAAAVKGTGVPVIADGGIRYTGDIPKAIAAGADCVMLGSLLAGTKESPGETIIYEGRKFKSYRGMGSVEAMKKGSKDRYFQDVEDDIKKLVPEGIVGRVPYKGELYESIHQFVGGLRAGMGYCGAKDIDTLKNTGKFVRITSSGINESHPHDVAITKEAPNYSRR from the coding sequence ATGAACGCCCACCAATCAAAATTTGTAGGAGAAGGATTAACATATGATGATGTACTGTTAGTTCCAGCCTATTCAGAAGTACTGCCAAGAGAAGTAAGTATTCAAACAAAATTTACTAGAAATATTACGATAAATGTGCCAATAGTATCAGCTGCAATGGATACTGTAACTGAATCTGCAATGGCTATTGCTATTGCTAGAGAAGGAGGTATTGGGGTTTTACATAAAAATATGACTATTGAGCAACAAGCTCAAGAAGTTAGAAAGGTTAAAAGAGCCGAAAGTGGTATGATAATAGATCCAATTACGTTACCACTTACTGCAATTGTATATGATGCAAAAGCAGCCATGAAAGAGCATAAAATTGGAGGAATTCCTGTGGTTGATGAGAATGATACGTTAGTAGGAATTGTAACCAATAGAGATTTACGTTTTGAAAAAGATAATCAACGTCCTATTATAGAAGTAATGACTTCTGAAAAACTAATCACTGTAGCTGAAGGAACTTCATTGAAAGATGCTGAAGTTATCTTACAAAAGAATAAAATTGAAAAATTACCTGTTGTTACTGAAGATTACAAATTAGTAGGTTTAATAACCTTTAGAGATATTACTAAACTTACATTAAAACCTACGGCAAATAAAGATCAATACGGTAGGCTAAGAGTCGCTGCTGCTTTAGGTGTTACTGCCGATGCTGTAGATAGAGCAGAGGCGTTAGTAAATGCAGGTGTAGATGCTGTTATTATAGATACTGCACATGGACATACTCAAGGAGTAGTTACAGTTTTAAAAGAAGTAAAAAATAAATTTCCAGAATTAGAAGTAGTTGTAGGAAATATTGCCACGCCAGAAGCAGCTAAATTTTTAGTTGAAGCTGGTGCAGATGCTATAAAAGTTGGTATCGGTCCTGGTTCAATTTGTACAACAAGAGTGGTAGCTGGAGTAGGATTTCCACAGTTTTCAGCAGTATTAGAAGTAGCTGCAGCAGTTAAAGGAACAGGTGTACCTGTAATAGCAGATGGAGGAATTCGTTATACAGGGGATATTCCAAAAGCTATTGCTGCTGGTGCCGATTGTGTAATGTTAGGGTCTTTACTAGCTGGTACAAAGGAATCACCTGGTGAAACTATTATATATGAAGGTAGGAAGTTTAAGTCATACCGAGGAATGGGATCAGTAGAAGCTATGAAAAAAGGTTCTAAAGATAGATACTTTCAAGATGTAGAAGATGATATTAAAAAACTAGTTCCTGAAGGAATTGTAGGTAGAGTACCTTATAAAGGCGAGTTATATGAAAGTATTCATCAATTTGTAGGAGGATTACGTGCTGGAATGGGATATTGTGGAGCAAAAGATATAGATACTTTAAAAAATACAGGAAAGTTTGTTAGAATTACATCTTCAGGTATTAATGAAAGCCATCCACATGATGTAGCCATTACAAAAGAGGCTCCAAACTATAGTAGGAGGTAA